In Nitrosarchaeum sp., the genomic stretch AGCAATACCAGCATCCCTTAGTGCATACTCAAAACTTGTCAATCGGTCTTCATGAACGCCTTTACCTTTTGTAAGAAATAATTTCTTTGCAACTAAATCTAGCAATTCTTTTTTGATGAAACAGTTTTATTATTTATACTTTGATTGAAAAATCTAAAAACAGGTTTTAAAAAATATCAATTGGTCGTATCACCACATCAAAATGTTTCAAGATGTTTTCTCATTTACAAAATCGTTCTATAGAAATTTACCATATTTGTGAAAAAATGAGATGATTTTAAGATGTTATTGTACCTAGAGCGAATTAGCATAACGGAATAAAACACAGCCAAGATTATCATTTAAAGGCATCCTAGTGATTGATGAGTTAGATTTTTTACACAATATAAGAGCAATTTGAATTATGCTAGAGGATTTTTTTCAATCAGATTCATTTGTGATTGGATATTACATTCTAACTGTAGGGGCATCATTACTTCTCATCAAAGAGACTAGGAAAAGAATCACAGATCTAAAAATAGGAATTGGTTCAATAAAATATGCGCCAATTCCATTTGGAATTTTATTTGCATATATCGTTTTTGCGCATGATTTTGTTGAGACCATACCAATTCTAAATTGGAGTTGGTTAGGGTACAACATTGCGTTTGGCCCATTTGCAGACCAAGGGTTTTGGGGAATAGTACCGTTTATCCCATTATTAGTGTACATGTTTATTCACATCAACTATGTCGAAGAATTGTATTTTAGAAAATCAAAGAAGATGGTAGTAGTTTGGGCATTGATCCATATTGCTATGGGAATTAAAGTACACATGGCACTGTTACTTTTGCCAATAGGATTTTTGTTCAAATATATTTATGATAAAAAGGGAATTAATCATTCGTTTGCAATGCACTTTGCAACAAATATTCTAGTTATTATCGCGCTTTTTCTTTCTTTTGTTATCTGATTGTGGTGTCTGATTAAGAAAGACCCAACCAAAAAATCCACCCAACGAGATATTGATGACACCCATAAATGTAATTAATAATGAGGTATTTGGTGGTGCAACTTTCAGACCCACAACAATACCAACAATACCAGTTACAAAAAACATCATCATTAAGACTTTGAGTCGTAAAGGATTGACATATTTCATGGATAAATTATTGATTATTTGACACTATTATAATCTGATGTAATAGATCCATCAAATAATTTCAGAAGTTTTGCATAACTAAACTCATGATACGTAGATTGAAGATATTCGGTAACACTTTAAAGATCCGAAATTTTTATTGGATTTTGTGCCAATATAGCTCAGCCTGGTTAGAGCATCAGATTTGTAATCTGAGGGTCGTGGGTTCGGATCCCATTATTGGCTTTTTAATTTTTATAAAAATAACTTCAAAAGAGTAAAAGAAAAAACGACGTTAAGCGTATTTCAGCCTAATATCTTCCTCTATTTTCAGATCTTGGTTTTCTATGTTTTGGTAAACATTCTTTGCAGAATACATCTCTACCTTCTATTGGTTGAAAAGGTACTTGGGATTCTTTTCCGCAATCAGAACATGTACATGGGTACATTTTTCGGTCATCTACTGACATTGCTAGAGATACTTATGAGGGAATATAAGAACTGTTAGAAAGAAAAATAGGCAATACGAATAAGTATGTAACAATTGAAGCAAGCCTAAATGGATTCAGATGTAGAATCAAATCACAGTGGGAAAAAAATAGTGAATAAATCGGTTTTTAATATTTTAGTGGTTTCAATAATTGGAGTTAGTTTGATAGCTGCATTTTTTGCAGGTTCTTTTATTAGTTTAAAATCAGAGCAGGTAACAAAATCGGAATTAAACAATGCAATAGCAAGTCTTGAAGCAAAAATTTCAAAAAATCAGATGCCAACACAACCAAACATACAGCCAATCAAGATATCTGCAGATGACGACCCAGTCATTGGAAATCACGATGCACCGATTACCATAATAGAATTTTCAGATTTTCAGTGTCCATTTTGTGCTAGATTTCAAATTCAAACCCTACCATTAATCTTAGAACAATATGTAGAAACAGGAAAAGTGAAATTTGTGTTTAGAGATTTCCCAATTCAATCCAGTCATCCTAATGCAATGCCAGCAGCTGTTGCATCAGAGTGTGCAGATGAGCAAAACAAATTTTGGCAGTATCATGATATGTTATTTGAAAACCAAGGAATTTGGAATAAGATGGATTTTACATCTGCAATTACAACCTTTAAAGAATATGCAATAGAATTAGAGTTAAATCAAGAACAATTCAACGCTTGTCTTGATTCTGGCAAATATGTCAATGAGATCAACAATGATCTAACAGATGGAAGAAATTATGAGATTACTGGAACACCTGGATTTTTCATTGGAAATGAAAAGTTGGGATTTGTAAAAGTAAATGGAGCCCAGCCCTTTGAGGTATTTCAAGGCATAATAGAGTCTCAGCTCAACTCTTGAAAAATCAGAACAAGCGTTTATTAGACCTAAAAATGACTTTAATGTATCGGAATAATGACGAGTGGGCAATGAGCTTTTTCGTCATTGCTTTAGAGAAGAAAACAAAATGACAAAATTTCAAGATTTAGGATTAAGAGAAGAATTACTGAAAGGGATTCGTGAAATGGGATTTGAAGAAGCATTTCCTATTCAAGAAGCCGTTATTCCAGTATTACTTACAGGGAGAGATGTCGTAGGACAAGCTCATACTGGTTCAGGTAAAACAGCCGCATTTGCTTTAGCAATGCTTCAAGAGATTCAACCAAAAAAAGGCATCCAAGGTTTGGTAATGGCTCCAACAAGAGAGCTTGCAATGCAAATTTCATCAGAGATAAAGAAATTTGGAAAATATACGGGAATTAGAGTAGCAACAGTGTACGGAGGCCAAGGAATGGGATTACAATTAGATGCACTAGATAGAGGAGTGGAGATAGTAGTTGCGACTCCGGGAAGATTAATTGATCATCTTAAACGTGGTTCAATTGAACTAGGAGATATCACTCACATTGTGTTAGATGAAGCAGATACAATGTTAGATATGGGATTTGTTGACGACATTCAGTTTATTTTAGATCTTGCTCCAGAAGAGAGAGTAATGTCATTGTTTTCAGCAACAATGCCAACTGAAATTTTAAGATTATCTGAAGACTATCTAAAGAATCCTAAACAATTTTTGCTTGATGCAGATGATCTTAGCGGAGAGGGTATAGACCAAGCATATCTGGTAATTAAAGACAGAGATAAAATGAAATACCTTATTGATTTTATCAAACCACTTAAAGGTCAGATCATAGTTTTCTGTTCTACAAAATATAGAACCAGAGATGTAGCAAAATATCTTCATCAAGAAAAATTTGATGCAGTTGCAATCGAAGGAGATATGTCACAAAGCAGAAGAGAACAATCAATGTCCAAATTTAGAAGTGGCAAAGTAGACATTCTTGTTGCAACTGATGTAGCATCAAGAGGAATTGATGTTCCAAGAGTAGAACTGGTAGTAAATTATGATGTTCCAAATCAAGAGATGGCATATTTCCATAGAATTGGAAGAACCGCAAGAGCAGGAGCAAAAGGAAGAGCAATCACACTAGTATCATACTCATCAGTAGGAGATTGGAATTTAATTAAACGCCAAATCAAAGTACCACTAACAGATTTGAATAAAGAAATGGGAATAGAAATTTCAATTCCGGACCCACTAAAGAGACAGTCTCCATCCAGAAGATTTGGAGGTTCACAATCAAGATCAGGTTACTCAAGAGGCAGAGGCGGTAGTGGATATGGAAGGTCTGGAGGTTCTGGTGGGTATAGAGGTTCCAGTAGAGGAGATGCAAGAGATGACAGAAGTGGTGGAAGAAAAAGATATGGTGACCGAAATAGTGGAAATAGCTATGGCGGACGCAGTAGATGGTAGTAGCTGTAAAACTTAAAGACAAGTAATAGAACTATTATTCTAAGAAAAATGCATATTGGATTTATTTTGTTAAATTGTGATCTTGGTGCAGAAGAATACATTGTTGAGGAATTAAAACAGATGCCCAAAGTCAAAAACGCACATCTGACTTATGGAGCATATGATGTAATTGTAGAAGTAAACACAGAAGAGCAAAAAGATTTTGAAAAAGCGGTTGCAGATATTAGAAAATTATCAAGAGTAGTAAGTACAATGACGCTAAATGTCATAAATTAAGAATGGATATCAATTTAAACTAAATTTTTATCAACTAGCAAGTTATTGAAAAATTATTGACATATAGAATAATGGAAGATACACTGAATGCATCTGAAGTCAAAATCCATCTTGAGACTTGTGGTGTCTATCAAAGCAATCCAAATGATACAGCCACATCAAAATGGCATAAAGCCAGTAGTATCGCAGAAGCAGAGAATATTGCAAAAGAAACATCAAAGAAATACAACAAGGGTTGGAAAAAAGCAGATTGCTGTATGAAATTTGCTTAGGTTCAGTTTCGTGAAATTAGATTTATGAGATTTTAAACAATTCTTTTGCTTTTTTGTACATGAAATTATCTATAAATTCCTGTTTGATTTTCAACTTTGCAACAAAGTTAAGGTATGAATCCATTGAGCTGATAGGCCAGTCAGTTCCATAAAGTAGGTATTTTGGTTCTCCGGCATAATTAATTAGCTCGGCAACTTTTTCTTTGATCATTTTTTCAAAAAAGTGATCAAAGCTGCCAATAACGAGGCCAGAGATATCAGCATAGACATTTTTATTTTTATATATCACTTCTTGAGCATCTTGAATCCATGGGTTTCCTAGATGACACATTACAATTTTTAGCTCAGGATTGTCTACTGCAACATCATCGAGATTTAACGGACGGGAATAGCGAAGTTTTCCTTTTGGACTATATGTATCCCCAGTATGAAACATTGCAGGAACGTCAAATTCCACACAAGTATCATAAATTTTTTGATATCTTTCATCATAGGGATAATAATGTTCATAACCAGAATAGATTTTGAGTCCTTTTACTAATCCATCTTTAATCCAAGTTCTGTAATTTTTTAGATCATCATCAGTATGATTGTCAATTGAGAATCCTGCAACGACACCAAGATTATCGTATTTTTTAATTGCATCAATGATCTGTTTTGCAGAAGGCCTCTCTGAATTTGTTTTGTAGGATGATAAAATAATAGCGTAATCTACATTGTTACTTGTCATTTCTTTTTGAAGTTCATCTATTCTATCATCTAAAGAAGAGATATGTTGGATGAGTTCGTACTGATTTACGTGAACATGGCAGTCGATGATCATTTTGCTTTGTAATTTGGATTAATCCATTCAATAAAAGTGGCATGGTTAAGTGATCGTGGATCCTTCATGTAATCATTAAGAATTTTTATAAATTTGAAACCGTTTTTGACTTGAAATTCTAAAACAGGTTCTCTAATTTCATGTTTCAAAACTTTTTTAACATATTCAAGAGGAGATAGTTCTTTTGCATATTCACAATAGTTGAACAATCTCGCACCTGCAATAATTCTACGTAAATTGAGTTTTATTGCAAGTGCTTTTCGTGCATCATAAATTTTAGTTGCTACACCTAATCGTCTGTTATCTGGATGTGTGGAGATATCTGCACCATATAATGAATCTCCTTTTGGATTATGTGCTGAAAAGATACTATCACCACAAGCTTCTTTCCAAGTGTGTTCTTTGTATTCAGGGTCAAATTTCACAATTAAACTACTACATGAACCGACAATCTTGCCATCATAGTCAGCCACAAATTGGCCTTCTGGAAATACTTTGAGATGTGCTTCTAATTGTTCAGGTTTCCAGTAAACACCTTCAGCTGCCATATATGGAAATGCGGCTTTTTGTAATTCTACAATTTTGGGTATGTCCTCTTTAGTCATATTACGAATGATTACCTTACTTTTACGAGTTTGAGCAGACATGTGTAAATAAAACACGTGACGACTATTTAATGAATCGGAATTAAATAGGATGTTCTGAATCATCAACTTTGGATTTTTTCTCTTTGTGAAAAAATCTGATTTTAATTAGATAAATTATGCTTAAGAAAATTTCAACAATCATTGCTACAATCATAAATGATGCAATTTGTGTTAGAAATGATGGTATCTCAGATAATCTTTGGAGAACATCAACGAGTGAATAAAATTGCGGATCAAATAAAAATATAGCAAGTAATGCAAATGGAAGTAATTTTGCAAGGTCTCGTGAAAGATCTTCCCTATAATATGCAGATATTCTAATTGCAATAATTAATGAGCTTGATACAAGAAAGATTGTTGCAGTTGGCATATGTTGTACAAGAATAAACATAAATGAAGAATATCCCAAAAACCACAAAAATATCACAAATGGAAATACAAAGAAATTAGTTGCGATAAATGCTGCAGCTCTAGGGGCACCGGATGATTTTTTTCCAGAAGAGGAAAAATAACCTTTAGAAATTTTTTCTATGTTGATATTAAATAAATCTCGTTTGGATAAAAATCTGTAAAAATTATAAACAAATACACCATAGACAACCATTCCAATAGAAAATCCAACAATATCATAAATTGAGGAATCCTTTGCAATTTCAGTAATTAGGCTATTGATATAATCAATAGGCAGAAAATCAGAATTTTCTGCTTTTTGAAAAGCAGTTCGAATATTATCGTAAAAAGAAGTTGCATCTTCTTCGAGTATTTGGGCAGAAGACGGTTCATTTCCATTTTGAAGTAAAGTAAATGAATCACCCAAAGAGAAAGAAGATACAAGTAAAATTCCAATAAATGTAACTATGAAAACAAAAAGGAGATTTTTACGCATAAAAATAGTTGATTCCTGGCTTTTTGTACCTTTATGTTCTAAAATGTGTAAAAAAGAGTGAAAATATTGAATGTAGTAAAATTGTCAAAATTTGGAATTTAAAATGAATTTAATTTAGTTTGTATCTCCACCATCGCCTTTTAGCAAATCTCCGATACCATATTTTTCAATAAGCTTTTTGCGTTCAGTGTTGAGTTTATCAATTTCTTCAGTCTCTTTTTTTTCATCGCCCTGATAGATAGTTCTAATTGGCCATGGGATTCTAATATCATATTTTTTAAATTCTTCATAGATCATCATCCTCATGTCAGTTTCCATTTTGAATTGGGAACCATAATCTCTCACATACACCCAAATTGCAAAATCAAGCGAGGAATCATTGAATTTTTGGAATCTAACAGTTGGTTGTTCTAAATCTAAAATGAATGTCTTATCACATCCACAGCTAGGTTTGTTTTCATCAATATTTGGACATCTTGATTGAACTGCAAGGTGTTTACCCTTAGAGTCCTTTACTTCATTTAATGCACGAGTTCCTACTTTCATTAATGCAGCTGCTACTTGTTTTGGGTCATTTAGGTAAGAAACACCAACTTCAACTGTTGCAGGAACAATTGCAAATTCTTTAGTGTAGTTGATGATCTCACTTGTTACTAGTTGTCGTGTAGGAACAATTGCTACGGATTCATTTAGTGGGTGACGTACAAATGTTACACGTGAAGTAATTTTATAGACTATACCTTTGTAACCACTTGCTAATGCAATTCTTTCTCCTTCAACAAAGATCTTGTCTTTTCTTATCATCATATATGCAAAGTAATTTTCAAAAGTTTCTTTCAATGCAAAACCAACGCCAAGAGCAATACCACCACTGGCAGTAGCCAATACAAAGAGGTCAACTCCCCACCAAGCTATTATGCCCAGAGCTGCACCTAAAACAACTCCAAGAGGAATAAAATTTCTGAACGGTTTTGGAAGTCCTTCTCTTTTCTTTTCTGCGTAACCTGGAGGTTTTGAACCGGCAATAATTGGCTCATAGGAGTTAGTTCTCTTTTCTTCAGCCCATATATCAATTTCATAAATTTCGTCTGGAGTTTTACCAGGAAGTAATGGTCTACCTAGGTCATTTTCTCCAGTTATGCAATCATTGTAATATTGTTCATATTTTTTTTGTTCTGACTTTTTCCATTCTGAAAAAGGATCTTTTACAAGTTTTTGATAACTGCCAATTCTTGCGCCAGTTGAGGTGGTAAACTTTTCTAGGAAATTTCTACCTTGCGGGGTTTGTAAAAGTTCGTTGAATTCATTACTACTTATTTCTTCAGGAGGATTTTTAGGTGGAATCCATTTGTAACATCGATGAAACAAATCATTCTCATCGTCTTTAAAACCATTCAAATCTCGCCAAGCTTTAAAATCCTCTTTTTCCTGTTTTATCCTTTCTCCTTTTTCAAGAAGAATTGTTATGATGTGGCCTGCAGTAAATGCAATAACAAGAATATTCATTGAATTGAGAAGTTTAGCAAATGTTTCTCCAACAGTAAGTTCAGCACTTAATTGTTCTTCAATAATTTCTGCAGGGTCATCAAATAATTCAAAAGTCTGAATGTAAATATTAATCGAAGAGATCA encodes the following:
- a CDS encoding CxxC-x17-CxxC domain-containing protein; translated protein: MSVDDRKMYPCTCSDCGKESQVPFQPIEGRDVFCKECLPKHRKPRSENRGRY
- a CDS encoding DsbA family protein, whose product is MDSDVESNHSGKKIVNKSVFNILVVSIIGVSLIAAFFAGSFISLKSEQVTKSELNNAIASLEAKISKNQMPTQPNIQPIKISADDDPVIGNHDAPITIIEFSDFQCPFCARFQIQTLPLILEQYVETGKVKFVFRDFPIQSSHPNAMPAAVASECADEQNKFWQYHDMLFENQGIWNKMDFTSAITTFKEYAIELELNQEQFNACLDSGKYVNEINNDLTDGRNYEITGTPGFFIGNEKLGFVKVNGAQPFEVFQGIIESQLNS
- a CDS encoding DEAD/DEAH box helicase — translated: MTKFQDLGLREELLKGIREMGFEEAFPIQEAVIPVLLTGRDVVGQAHTGSGKTAAFALAMLQEIQPKKGIQGLVMAPTRELAMQISSEIKKFGKYTGIRVATVYGGQGMGLQLDALDRGVEIVVATPGRLIDHLKRGSIELGDITHIVLDEADTMLDMGFVDDIQFILDLAPEERVMSLFSATMPTEILRLSEDYLKNPKQFLLDADDLSGEGIDQAYLVIKDRDKMKYLIDFIKPLKGQIIVFCSTKYRTRDVAKYLHQEKFDAVAIEGDMSQSRREQSMSKFRSGKVDILVATDVASRGIDVPRVELVVNYDVPNQEMAYFHRIGRTARAGAKGRAITLVSYSSVGDWNLIKRQIKVPLTDLNKEMGIEISIPDPLKRQSPSRRFGGSQSRSGYSRGRGGSGYGRSGGSGGYRGSSRGDARDDRSGGRKRYGDRNSGNSYGGRSRW
- a CDS encoding Lrp/AsnC ligand binding domain-containing protein, translating into MHIGFILLNCDLGAEEYIVEELKQMPKVKNAHLTYGAYDVIVEVNTEEQKDFEKAVADIRKLSRVVSTMTLNVIN
- a CDS encoding amidohydrolase family protein; this translates as MIIDCHVHVNQYELIQHISSLDDRIDELQKEMTSNNVDYAIILSSYKTNSERPSAKQIIDAIKKYDNLGVVAGFSIDNHTDDDLKNYRTWIKDGLVKGLKIYSGYEHYYPYDERYQKIYDTCVEFDVPAMFHTGDTYSPKGKLRYSRPLNLDDVAVDNPELKIVMCHLGNPWIQDAQEVIYKNKNVYADISGLVIGSFDHFFEKMIKEKVAELINYAGEPKYLLYGTDWPISSMDSYLNFVAKLKIKQEFIDNFMYKKAKELFKIS
- a CDS encoding GNAT family N-acetyltransferase, producing MSAQTRKSKVIIRNMTKEDIPKIVELQKAAFPYMAAEGVYWKPEQLEAHLKVFPEGQFVADYDGKIVGSCSSLIVKFDPEYKEHTWKEACGDSIFSAHNPKGDSLYGADISTHPDNRRLGVATKIYDARKALAIKLNLRRIIAGARLFNYCEYAKELSPLEYVKKVLKHEIREPVLEFQVKNGFKFIKILNDYMKDPRSLNHATFIEWINPNYKAK
- a CDS encoding mechanosensitive ion channel domain-containing protein, coding for MAGEEVTLAEGQAVGQLGTLVELLSSSVSLQIAFVILVVGLIVIGTIYNKFRQWTRTKKFSYSNPILADIVRRAVLPVLALALISSINIYIQTFELFDDPAEIIEEQLSAELTVGETFAKLLNSMNILVIAFTAGHIITILLEKGERIKQEKEDFKAWRDLNGFKDDENDLFHRCYKWIPPKNPPEEISSNEFNELLQTPQGRNFLEKFTTSTGARIGSYQKLVKDPFSEWKKSEQKKYEQYYNDCITGENDLGRPLLPGKTPDEIYEIDIWAEEKRTNSYEPIIAGSKPPGYAEKKREGLPKPFRNFIPLGVVLGAALGIIAWWGVDLFVLATASGGIALGVGFALKETFENYFAYMMIRKDKIFVEGERIALASGYKGIVYKITSRVTFVRHPLNESVAIVPTRQLVTSEIINYTKEFAIVPATVEVGVSYLNDPKQVAAALMKVGTRALNEVKDSKGKHLAVQSRCPNIDENKPSCGCDKTFILDLEQPTVRFQKFNDSSLDFAIWVYVRDYGSQFKMETDMRMMIYEEFKKYDIRIPWPIRTIYQGDEKKETEEIDKLNTERKKLIEKYGIGDLLKGDGGDTN